In a single window of the Methylococcus sp. Mc7 genome:
- a CDS encoding radical SAM/SPASM domain-containing protein, producing MIRYDLIGLTYTRACPLTCRHCITESSPHIKGKMQMEQVSEYLKVIPSFAPGVCFTGGEPMLYYQDILELVRQARDFGLKSSLVTGAGWVRGESSTRSRINTLAAAGLGHICISWDQYHEEFSSRERPLRLARLAIEAGLGVAVRVVAITEAQKEEYHAMFDGLPVYLQSQAPVKLGRATSLRPQHFVRTEEPPLGVCAVVLTPVIEPDGAVYACCGPAYYCGTFSPLKLGNTNDEPLEDILGRAVQDPILEIIFTAGPHGLYQLLRDHPVGRERFKARPEYSGICELCLDITNDTELVNIVRERLADSKAQRLRVASKLWMENKLLPEIRKSQRRQKQIEQEA from the coding sequence ATGATTCGATATGACCTCATTGGTTTGACATACACTAGGGCTTGTCCGCTGACGTGCCGGCATTGCATCACGGAGTCCTCGCCCCATATCAAGGGCAAGATGCAGATGGAACAAGTCAGTGAATATCTCAAGGTGATCCCATCGTTCGCCCCTGGCGTTTGCTTCACCGGGGGCGAGCCCATGTTGTATTATCAGGATATCTTGGAACTGGTTCGCCAGGCGAGGGATTTTGGACTTAAATCATCTCTTGTTACCGGGGCTGGATGGGTGCGAGGCGAGTCCTCGACCAGGTCACGCATTAATACCTTGGCTGCAGCGGGATTGGGACATATCTGTATCTCCTGGGACCAGTATCATGAAGAGTTTTCATCACGCGAACGGCCTCTGCGGCTGGCACGTCTTGCCATTGAAGCAGGATTGGGTGTGGCTGTTCGCGTCGTTGCCATCACGGAGGCCCAGAAAGAAGAGTATCACGCCATGTTCGATGGCTTGCCCGTATATTTGCAATCTCAAGCCCCCGTTAAATTGGGACGAGCGACTTCTCTGCGGCCGCAGCATTTCGTTCGCACGGAAGAGCCGCCTTTAGGGGTATGCGCTGTTGTCCTGACTCCCGTCATTGAGCCCGATGGTGCTGTCTATGCTTGTTGCGGTCCTGCATATTATTGTGGGACATTCTCGCCCTTAAAGCTCGGGAATACTAATGACGAGCCGCTCGAAGACATATTGGGACGCGCAGTCCAGGATCCGATCCTGGAAATCATTTTCACTGCGGGACCGCACGGCCTCTACCAGTTACTTAGAGATCATCCAGTGGGGCGAGAGCGCTTCAAGGCCCGCCCGGAATACTCTGGCATTTGCGAGCTATGCCTGGATATCACTAACGATACCGAACTCGTAAACATAGTGCGGGAGCGACTCGCGGATAGCAAGGCTCAACGCTTACGTGTGGCATCAAAATTGTGGATGGAAAATAAGTTGTTACCAGAAATAAGAAAGAGTCAACGCCGACAGAAGCAAATCGAACAGGAAGCATAA
- a CDS encoding PqqD family protein, giving the protein MSLSDMMITISEEVVFEKVGDEMVLLNLETGAYFGLNPSGSRMWELLVATKSPVRVVESMHHEYDVAVDVLEQDLANLISELKEKKLIEVG; this is encoded by the coding sequence ATGTCATTAAGCGATATGATGATTACTATATCAGAAGAAGTGGTTTTCGAGAAAGTCGGCGACGAGATGGTGCTGCTTAATCTCGAAACCGGAGCCTATTTCGGACTCAATCCGTCGGGTAGCCGCATGTGGGAGTTGCTCGTCGCTACAAAAAGTCCTGTGCGCGTTGTAGAATCCATGCATCATGAATATGACGTTGCTGTCGACGTTCTCGAACAGGATTTGGCGAATCTGATCAGCGAGTTGAAAGAGAAAAAACTCATAGAGGTGGGATAG
- a CDS encoding nucleotidyltransferase family protein — translation MDDVPTPSGQAPSAKTVAASLFYEHRLSMLGKEFAAVGLAPVIVKGQAVVDLAFPKGEIRLAGDVDILVGDEAEAVVDVLTGLGYEEIPPHSTHFHFVDRSFVQQGKRLPNLVELHRCLDKILLRPIPYDEILTRAKPSGRPGFRYPEIEDLFLLVILHASSDIYFDPARVERDLWFLLNHGKPDMDIVWSRAQQWELSRALRRLLNRRYRQARSKPPGPFVFLANQAFWHDNFVTVLCGVAKYSYARLLDRLYP, via the coding sequence ATGGACGACGTCCCTACTCCGTCAGGACAAGCCCCATCCGCTAAAACGGTGGCGGCTTCGCTGTTTTATGAACACCGCCTGAGCATGTTAGGGAAGGAGTTCGCGGCGGTTGGGCTGGCGCCCGTGATTGTCAAGGGACAGGCCGTTGTCGATCTCGCGTTTCCGAAGGGAGAGATTCGTTTAGCGGGTGACGTAGACATTTTGGTGGGCGACGAGGCTGAAGCCGTCGTTGATGTTTTGACGGGATTGGGTTATGAGGAAATTCCACCGCATTCTACGCATTTCCATTTCGTAGATCGCAGCTTTGTTCAGCAAGGAAAACGATTGCCGAATTTGGTCGAACTGCATCGATGTCTCGACAAAATTCTCTTACGCCCGATTCCATATGATGAGATCCTTACTCGCGCGAAACCTTCCGGACGACCCGGTTTCCGCTATCCAGAAATAGAAGATTTATTCCTGTTGGTCATCCTGCACGCCAGCTCGGACATCTACTTCGATCCGGCCAGGGTCGAGCGGGATCTGTGGTTTCTGTTGAATCACGGCAAGCCCGACATGGATATCGTCTGGTCACGAGCCCAGCAATGGGAGTTGTCGCGTGCGCTTCGTCGGTTGTTGAACAGGCGTTATCGACAAGCCAGGAGCAAGCCGCCCGGTCCGTTTGTTTTTCTGGCGAATCAGGCGTTCTGGCATGACAACTTCGTCACCGTTTTGTGCGGCGTGGCTAAGTATTCCTATGCGCGTCTGCTGGACCGGCTGTACCCTTGA